The sequence CGATTCGCTCGGCCGCGCGGTGGCCGACAGCCGCAACGCCGACGACATCCTCGCCGTCACCACGCAGATGACGGCGCAGCACATCGGCACGTCCAACTGCGCCTACGCCGACATGGACGAGGACGAGGACGGCTTCACCATTCGCGGCAACTGGCATGCGGAAGGCTCGCCCTCCATCGTCGGCCACTACCGCCTGGCCGATTTCGGCCGGCGTGCGGTGGAGGAACTGCGCGCCGGGCACCCGCTCGTCATCGCCGACAACGCGGCCGAGCTGCCGGCGGAGGAGGCGCGGATGTTCCAGTCCATGGGCATCGCCGCCACCGTCTGCATGCCGCTGATCAAGCAGGGCCGGCTGACGGCGCTGATGGCGGTGCACGACAGGCGCCCCCATCGCTGGTCTGACGATGAGCTGGCGATCATCCGCGAGGTCACGGAGCGCTCCTGGGCGCATATCCAGCGCGCCGGCGCCGAAGGCGTCATGCGCGCCCGCGAGGCGCACCACCGGCAGATTCTCGACAGCGCGGTGGACTACGGCATCGTCGCCACCGATCTCGACGGACGCATCACCCTGTGGAACCGGGGCGCCGCCGAGATGCTGGGCTGGACCGAGGCGGAAATGCTGGGCCAGCCGATCGCGGCGTTCTTCACGCCCGAGGATCGCGAGGTCGGCCGCCCCGAGGCCAAGCGCGCCGAGGCGCTCGACAATGGCCGCGCCGTCGACGCGCGCTGGCACCTCAAGAAGTCCGGGGCGCGCTTCTGGGGGCTGAGCGAGATGACGCCCCTGCGCGACGAAGCCGGCACGCCGATCGGCTTCGTCAAGCTCATCCGCGACCGGACCGACGAGTACAGGGCCGAGGCGGCGCTCCGCCGGAGCGAGGAGCGCCTGCACCGGGCGCAGACGGCCGGCGGCGTCGGCCTGTTCTCGGTCGACATCGCCACCAATCTCATCAGCGCCACCCCCGAGTTCTGCCGCATCTTCGGCATCGCCCCGGCCACCGAGATTCCCGCCTCGGTCGTCGAGCAGCTGGTGCTGCCGGACGATGCCGAGATCATCTCCAACGGGGCACGCCGACGCGCCGGGGAGGCCCTGCTCGACGTCGAGTACCGGGTCCGCCGGCAGGACGACGGCGAACTGCGCATCGTCGCCCGCAAGGCCGAATATGAGCGCGACGATACCGGCGCGCCGGTGCGCATGGTCGGCGCGGTGCAGGACGTGACCGAGCGCCGGCGCATCCAGTCGGCGCTGGAGAAGAGCGAGGCGCAGTTCAGTGCGCTGGCGCAGAACATGCCCAACCAGGTCTGGACCGCCCGCGCCGATGGCGGGCTCGACTGGTTCAACGACCAGATCTACGCCTATTCCGATGCCGCGCGCGGCAGCCTCGACGGCGCCGGCTGGACGGACCTCGTTCATCCCGACGACCTGCCTCTGGCGGTGGAGCGATGGCAGGCCGCGCTCGCCTCGGGCCGGACCTACGAGGTCGAGTTCCGCCTGCGCGACGCCAATGGCGGCTATCGCTGGCATCTCGCCCGCGCCGTCCCGCTGCTCGATGCACGGGGCACGATCACCGCCTGGATCGGCACCAACACCGAGATCGATGCGCAGAAGCGGACCGAGGAGGCCTATGCGCAGGACCGCGACCGGCTCTGGACGATCAGCCAGGACCTGATGCTGGTCTGCGATTTCCGGGGCGTGATCACCGCCGTCAATCCGTCCGCCCAGCGCCTGCTCGGCTGGGACGAGGCCGAGATGGTGGGCCGGGAGGTGATCGAGTTCCTGCACCCGGACGATGTCGAGGCCAGCATGGGCGAGCTGGCGCGCTCGTCGACCGGCGTCACCACCTTCGCCTTCGAGAATCGCTACCGCACCAAATCGGACGAGTTCCGGCTGCTCGCCTGGAGCGCGGTGCCGGACAATGGCCGCATCCACGCCGTCGGGCGCGACATCACCGAGCAGCGCGCGGTCGAGGACGCGCTGCGCCAAAGCCAGAAGATGGAGGCCGTCGGCCAGCTTACCGGCGGCATCGCGCATGACTTCAACAATCTGCTGCAAGGCATCTCGGGCAGCCTCGACATACTGACGAGCCGGCTCGCGCAGGGCCGCCTCGACGACCTGACGCGGTGGCTGGCGGGAGCCAAGGCCTCGGCCGACCGCGCGGCGGCGCTCACCCATCGCCTGCTGGCCTTCTCCCGCCGTCAGCCGCTCGACCCGCGTCCGGTGCGCGCCAATCCGCTGATCGCCTCGCTGGAGGACATGCTCAGGCGCACGCTCGGCGAGCGCATCGAACTCGAACTGGTGCTTGCCGGCGGCCTGTGGCTGACCCGGTGCGATCCCAACCAGCTTGAGAGCGCGATCCTCAATCTCGCGATCAATGCGCGCGATGCCATGCCCCAGGGCGGCAAGCTCACCATCGAGACCTGCAACGCTCATCTCGACAGCCGCTACGCCGCGCGCCAGCGCGACGTGAAGCCGGGACAATATGTGTGCATCTGCGTCACCGATACCGGCATCGGCATGAGCCGGGAGGTCATCGCCCGGGCCTTCGAGCCCTTCTTCACCACCAAGCCGATCGGGCAGGGAACGGGGCTCGGCCTTTCGATGATCTACGGCTTCACCCGCCAGTCCGAGGGCTATGCGCGCATCTATTCGGAGGTCGGGCAGGGTACGACGGTCAAGCTCTACCTGCCGCGCTACCGGGGGGATGATGAGGAGGCCGAGGATCCGGCTTCTGAGGCCGGCGCGACGCAGGGCTCGGAAGCGGGCGAGGTCGTTCTCGTCGTCGAGGACGAGCCGGTCGTGCGCGGCCTGATCGTCGAGATTCTCGGCGAATTCGGCTATCGCGCCATCGAGGCGGGCGACGGCCACCGGGGGCTGGAGATTCTCCAGTCCGGCCGGCGCATCGACCTGCTGATCACCGATATCGGCTTGCCCGGGCTCAACGGGCGGCAGGTCGCCGAAGGCGGGCGCCTCGCGCGGCCGGGCCTCAAGGTGCTGTTCATGACCGGCTATGCCGAGAACGCGGCGCTGGCCTCCGGCTTTCTCGAGCCGGGCATGGCGATGATCACCAAGCCGTTCTCGATGGACGCGCTGGCCAAGCGCATCCGCGAGATCATCGAAGGTCAGGACCGTCCGGGGGCGCCGCCGGGTTGAAAGCGCGCGGGAAGGCCGGTACAGGTCGGCCATGAAAAATATCGACAGCTTCCAGGATCGCCAGAAGACCGCCAACGCTGCCCGCGAGCGCATGCTCGCCCGGCTCGCCAGCCGCCCCGCGGCGGACGATCCCGCCGTTCTCGCCCGCGCCGCCGAGCGCCGGGCCATCGACGAGGCCCGGTCCGCGCGCCGCGTGGAGCGTCAGGAGGCCGATGCGGCGCAGGAGCGCCAGCGCATCGAGGCCGCCGCCGAGCACATCGCCAAGAACGAGGCCGATGCCAAGGCCCGCCGCGACGCCCGCTACGCCGCCCGCAAGCTGCGCACCGGCCGCGCCGTCGACTGACCGCCCGCCGCCACGAGATCAGGCAGCTACGAAACTTTACCGGTCAGGCGGTGTCGCCCGACCGGCAAGAGCGTGGCGTCGTTCCGATGCTCAGGGCTGGGCGACCGTCAGGTAGAGCCCGCCCGGCTTCTCGTTCGGGCCGGAAATCGCCGGCACCTTGTTCGAGATCGGCTTGAGCGACTTCAGATAGCCCGCCAGCGCGTCGGCATCCTTCGCGGTCAGCCGGCCGTAGGAGTGCCAGGGCATGGCCGGGGCGAGCATGCGTCCGTCGGGACGCTCGCCCTTGGTCACGGCCTTGATGATGTCGGCCTTGCTCCATTTCCCCAGCCCGGTCGCGTCGTCGGGCGTGAGGTTGGGCGGGAAGAACACGCCGAGCCCGGGTATCTGGAAGCCGACATCGCCCCCGCTCAGCGAGCGGGCGAAGTCCGGCTTGCCGAGCATGATGCCGGGCGTGTGGCAGCCGCCGCAATCCATGATCATGGCGAGATATTCGCCCCGCTTCACATCCGCATGGCCTGAGGCGGGAAGTCCCGCCAGACCGGCCGTGAGGGCAAGCAGTGTCGCAAGCACGTTCCTTTTCATGTGTGGTTACTCCCCCAGTTGACGATCGTCAGAGCGCCGGTCCCGCCGGCGGTCGACGCTGTTCCTGCACCTTGTTCTGCACGTCCTCAGGCACGTCGTGCGAACCGTCAAGCGCCGCCCGGACGAGCGCTCGAACAGCCCACACCTTCACATCCCGTGCCGCGTCGTCGTCGATACGCAGCACGTCCTTGAAGACGATCATCGCCTCTGGCCCGAAGATCAGGCTGAGCGCCCCGCACAGGCGCTGGTAATCCTCGGGCGTCATCCGCTCGCGGGCGGGGGCCAGCGCCGCCTCGATCAGCGGCAGGCGACGGTTCTGGCGCACGGGCAGGCCCCGTGTCTCCACCAGCACCGACGAGGCGAGCATCACCCGCAGCGCCGGCTCGTTGTCGTAGGTGACGCGGTGCAGGGCCTCCTCGGCCTTCAGCGCACGTGCCGTCGGGTCTGTCGACTCGTCGCCCTCGAACAGGCCCGACACTTCCGGCATGGCGATGTGCACGGAGGCTTCGGCCAGCATCACTTCGAGATTGGGGAAGTAGCGATAGGCGGTGGCGCGCGAGACCCGCGCATCCTCCGCCACGGCCTCCAGCGACGGCTTGCGCCCCTCCTTCATCAGCCGCGCGGCGGCGGCGAGAAGGTCTTTCCGGGTGCGGTAATGCTGGTTCGTCCGCTCGCGCGGCTTGGTGTCCGCCATCTCCGCGCCTCAGGAAAGCTGGCGCAGGATGGCGGCGACGTCGAGCCACACCTGCTCGCGGCGGATATTACCGGACGGCGCGAATTCGATCACGTGCAGCATGCGGAATTCGAGCGGGCGCCCGCGGCCCTCCATGCCGAAGGGGCGGCCCACCGCGCGCCCGCTCCACAGCGTCTCGTCGACGAGGAAGTTCTCGCCATACATGCGGCGGATCGGCGTGGCGCGGCCATCGGCGAGGTCGGCGAACAGCGTCTCGTAAAAGCCGCGCGTCGGCTCATGGCCGAAGGAGGGGCCGTGCGGCCAGCCGACCACGTCGTGCTCGCAATCGGGGGTGAGGGTCGAGAGGACGCCCTCCACATCGTCATTGGCCTCGAAGGTGAAATGCTCGTTGATCTTCGCGTCCATGAAGGCGGCGGTCAGGGTCATGATGGCTTCTCGTGATGACACGTATGGATCAAGTTGAGACTTATGTCTCATTAAGGGACGTGCATGTCAATTAGGTGAACCCGTCGGTTGCGACGTTGCGTTCGGCCGTTGACGTCACTGCGGTGCGCCGTGCTAGGGCTGGATTTCCGCCGGACAGGGAGTGCGCCGATGACCGCGAATGACTGGAGCGCCGCGCAATATCTGAAGTTCGAGGAGGAGCGCACGCGTCCTTCCGCCGACCTGCTGGCGCGGGTGCCGCTCGCCGCGCCTGCCGCCGCCATCGACATTGGCTGCGGTCCCGGCAACAGCACCGAACTGGTCGCGGCGCGTTATCCCGAGGCGGCGGTGGAGGGGCTCGATTCCTCGCCGGACATGCTGGAAAAGGCCCGCAGGCGCCTGCCGGGCCTTGTCTTCCATCTCGGCGACATTGCGAATTGGCAGCCGGCGCGCGCCTATGATCTCGTCTTCGCCAATGCCGTGCTGCAATGGCTGCCCGATCATGAGCGGCTGCTGCCGCGCCTTGCCGGCGCGCTGGCACCGGGCGGCTGCCTGGCGGTGCAGATGCCCGACAATTTCGACGAGCCCTCGCATGCCACCATGCGCGAGATCGCCGAGGTCGGCGACTGGGCGCCGAAGCTGCGCGGCGCCAAGGACGCCAAGGCCGATATCGGCTCCTTCGACGACTATTACCGCTGGCTGCGCGCCGCCGGCTGCGCGGTGGACATCTGGCGCACCACCTATGTGCACCCGATGGCGGGCGCGCCGGCCATCGCCGAATGGTTCAAGAGCACGGGGCTGAAGCCCTATCTCGACCGGCTCGACGCGGGCGAGCGCGAGGCCTTCGTGAGCGCCTATGTCGAGCGGATCGACGCGCGCTACGAACACCACGAGGGCGGGACGCTGCTGCTGCGCTTCCCGCGCCTGTTCATCGTGGCGCGCCGCCCCGGTTGAGGCGGCGCGGCCCTTGCGGGCTCAGAGTGCGCCGGACTTGATGTAGTCAACCATCTGGGTCGCGACCGTGCCCCAGCCGTCGTGGAAGCCCATCTTCTCATGCGAGTCGCGAGTGGCCGCGTCGCCATGGATGGCGAGTGCGGTGTAGCGCGTGCCGCCGCCCGAGGGCGCCAGCAGCAGCGCGCCGGTGAAGAAGGGCTTGGGCGCCGGGCGGAAGCCGGGCAGCAGCGTGTCGGTGAACACCAGCCGCTCGTGTCGCACCACGTCGAGATAGCAGCCGGCATTGTCGTGCTCCTCGCCCTCGGGCGAGCGCATCACCGTGCGGAAGATGCCGCCGGGGCGCAGGTCGATCTCGCAGTCGGCGATCGTCCAGGGCCTGGGAACGAACCATTGCCTGAGATGGGCCGGCGTCGTCCACGCCTTCCACACGAGGTCGACGGGGACGTCGATCTCGCGCTCCAGCTTGAGATCGTAGCGGGGATCGAACGCAGCAAGCGGGAAGGTCATTCGGGCGTCTCCTCTTTCATGGAAAGCAGATAGCTGTCGAGCCGGTCGAGCCGCTGTTCCCACAGCGTCCGCTGGCGACCGAGCCAGTCCTCGGCGACCTTCAGCTGGGCCGTCTCCAGCTGGTAGGTCCGCACCCGGCCGACCTTGCGCGAGCGCACCAGCCCGCACCCTTCCAGCACCTTCATATGTTCGAGGAAGGAGGGCAGCGCCATGCGGTACGGCGCCGCCAGCTCGCTCATCGACGCCTGCTTCGCGGTGAGGCGCTGCACCACGTCCCGGCGGGTCGGGTCCGCGAGGGCGCGGAAGATGCCGTCTATGGCGGAGGCGGGCGGGGCGGAAGCGTGAGTGTGCATAAGGGGCCGTGTGCCAGGTTCCAGTCGGTCTTACCTAGCGGCAGACAACATTTAGGTCAACACCTAAGTGTTTAGCGAAATGAAAGCCGGCCGGTGGGAACCGGCCGGCGGGGCAGGGTGGGCCGCGCGGCCCGGCGGGCGCCGGGCCGTCGGCGAGGGGGTCAGATCAGGCTGATCTTTCCGCTGGCGAGGTCGTAGAGCCCGCCCACGACCTTGATTTTTCCGCTCTCGACGGATTCCGAGATGATGGGCGTCGCCCCCTTCAACTCGGTCACGTTGTAGCGGACATTCTCGATGATCGCCGCGTCGAGCGGGTTGTCGGGCTTTTCCTTCAGCGCGATCTCGACCGCCGGCTTGATATGGCTCACCAGATCGTCGAGATGGCCGGGCAGGCTGATATTGTTCTTCACCACCTTGATGGTGGCGTCGACCGCGCCGCAATTGGTGTGGCCGAGCACCATGATCAGCGGCACGCCGAGGAACTTCACGCCATATTCGAGGCTGGCCAGGCCGTCATCGTTCACGAAGTTGCCGGCGACGCGCACCACGAAGAGTTCGCCCGGCCCCTGATCGAAGGCGAGTTCCGGGGAAACGCGCGAATCGGCGCAGCTCACCAGCCCGGCGAAGGGATACTGCGCCTTGGTCCGGGCCGCGCGGCCGGCCGAGAAGTCCTTCTGCTCGGGCGTGTTGGCGACATAGCGCGCATTGCCGTCCAGCAGCCGCTTGAGCGCCTCGTCGGGGCTGATCGCATTGGGCGGCGGCACGAGGGCTTCCTGCGCGAAGGCGGGCAGGGCGAAGCCGCCCAGAAAGGCGGTGGAGGCGAGGCCGAGGCCGGCGCCAAGCGCCCGGCGGCGGGAAAGGGCGAAGCTTTCATGGTCGGTGCACATGCGGGTTTCCTCTCGGGTCGGTTGTTCTGGACGGCGAGACGGCACGCGGCGAGGTTGGGCGCCGCCGGATCGCCGCACGGCGCGCCCCGCATGGATACCTCCGTTTTTCGTCCCGCACCCAGTATTTCTGTCGGCGGGGGGCGTTCCAGCCCAAACTTTGCAACGATCTGAGCGAAGGTCCGCACGGGTGCCGAGGCGAGAGGCGAGCGAGGCGGGCGCCGGCCCGACGCACCGGCCGGCGACCGCGCTGCCGGCAGGCTTCGACGCGGAGGCCGCGCGCCTGCTCGCCCATCCGCGCCTGCGGCCAGCGTTGGCGCACTATTGCCACGGCATGGCGACCGGCGCGACGCTCGACTGGCCCTACTACAAGCTGTTCGACCAGCTCGGGCGCTACCTCGTCTGCTACATGCTGATCCACAACTACTACGCCTGGCACGAGGGCGGGGGCCCGGCGCCGACGCTCGCCGCCCTGCAGAGGGCCTCGGGGGCCAGCCCGCGGCACACGGCCGGCTTCGTCGCCGCGCTCAAGGCCGGCCGGCTGGTGGAGGTGGAGACCGATTCTGCCGACCGGCGCGCCACGCTGCTGCGGCCGACGCCGCTGGTCATCGCCGAGATCGGGCGCTCGCTGCGTCTCTTCATGGCGGCAGCGGACCGGATCGAGGGCCGCTGTCCCGGCCGCGCCGGGGAACTCGCCGATCCCGACCGCCTGGGCGGCCTGATCAGCCGCTCGGCCGCCTATGTGCTGGCGAACGGCACGCTGCTGCACGCCTTCCCCGCGGTGCTGCATTTCACCCTGCGCGACTGCGGCTACCCGCTGCTGGCGGCGGTGGTGGGCAGCCACTATGCCGAGACGGTCGAGGGCGTCCCGCCTGCCGTTTCCCTCGGACGGCGGGCGCTGGCGGAGAGGTTCACGGTGTCGCCGGCCCATGTCGGCAGCCTCTTCACGCAGGCCGAGGCGCGGGGCTGGTTCGCCGTCGCGCCGGGCGGGCGTCTCGCCGTCATGGGCGAGGCGTTTCTCGCCGAGTTCGAGCGCTGGGCGGCCTGGCAGATGGTGCATGTCGAGCAATTGTGGGAGCCGGAGACACCCGCTTGAGCCGGACGGACGGCGATCGAGCAGGCCCGGCAGGGCAATCGCGCCTGTTGTCCCCCGCGACGAAATGCATCGTGTGGGGTGGACCTTTCGCCATCTAGGATCATTCTAACGGGGTGCTGGCATCAGCGCCGCGCGAAAAGGTGCCGCACGTGACGGTGCCGGATAGAACCTCTGCCTCGGAAGGACGCCATGAACCGCTTCGTCATCACCGCCGCCCTGCTTGCGCTGGGCTCCTCCGCCGCGCTCGCGCAGAGCCCGGCCGGCGATCCCGCCAAGGGCGCCAATGTCTTCAAGAAATGCATGGCCTGCCATGCGGTCGGCGAGGGCGCCAAGAACAAGGTCGGCCCGGAGCTTAACGGCATCATCGGCCGCAAGATGGGCTCCATCGAAGGCTTCAACTATTCCGACACGCTCAAGGAGCACAACGCCAAGGGCGATGTGTGGACCGCCGAGGTGCTCTCCAAGTATCTGGAGAACCCGAAGGCCTACCTGCCGGGCGTGAAGATGGTGTTCGCCGGTCTTCCGAAGGAGACCGACCGCGCCGATCTCGAGGCTTATCTCGGCCAGTTCAACCTCGACGGCACCAAGAAATAGCGTCCTGTCGCGGCGGCCCGCCGGTGTCGGCGGGCCCGCCCTCCCGGCCGGGTCGCCGCGCCCGACGCCTTGTCCGCCATGCCGGTCACACCCCGACTGGATCGCCGCCGTTTCCTCGCTCTCGGTGCCGCCCTGACGGCGGGAGCGGGCACGCGCGCTTTCGCCCAGGCGGACGCGGCGCCGCTCGCGCTCGAACAGGTGGCGCCGGGCGTTCATGTCTATCGCGCGCCCTATGCGCTGGTCGCTCCCGACAATGACGGGGCGATCGCCAATGCGACGCTGATCGTCGGCGACGAGGCGGCGGCGGTGATCGACACCGGCAACAGCCGGCTGGCCGGCGCCAGGCTCAAGGCGGCGGTGCGCGCCGTCACCGACCGGCCGCTGCGCTACGTCATCAACACCCACATGCACCCCGACCATACGCTCGGCAACGCCGCCTTCGCAGGGGAGGGGACGCGATTCGTCGGCCATCACAAGCTGCCGCGCGCGCTCTCCCAGCGCGCCGAAACCTATCTCGCGCAGGCGCAGCGCCTTCTCGGCGCGGAGGCCGAGGGAACGGCGATCGTGCTGCCCGACCTTCTCGTCGAGGACCGGCTCGTTCTCGATCTCGGCGGCCGCCCGCTGGAACTGGTGGCGCACCCGACCGCCCACACCGACAACGACCTGACCGTGTTCGATTCGGCGACCGGCACGCGGGTGATGGGCGACCTGCTGTTCGTGGGCCATATCCCCACGCTGGACGGCAGCCTGCTGGGCTGGCTCAGGCTGCTCGATTCGCTCGCGGCCCTGCCGACGACCCGCGCCGTGCCCGGCCACGGCCCCGCCAGCGTTGCCTGGCCGCAGGCGGCCGAGGCCGAGCGGCGCTATCTGCAGCTGCTGCGCGACGACGTGCGCCGCATCCTCGCGGAAGGGCGCCCGATGGGCGACGCGCCGGCGCTGGTCGCCACCGCCGAAGGCAAGGAATGGGCACTGTTCGACGAGTTCAACGCGCGCAATGCCATTGCCGCCTATCACGAGCTCGAATGGGAATGACCATGCTGCACTGCAAAAAGTGCAAACTGCCCGACTGAGGTAAAACCAAGTAATCCCGTCTGGTATAATGTATTTTATTTCGCTCTTGCAGCGAAATCATAATAGGTTCGTGTTCTCTAAGAGTTCTTATTGCGAACCCCTGCAATTCGGATTAGCCTCTTAGTGTCTTCGGCTTCAACGGCGCTCGGGAAGAAGTTCCCGATCCGGTTCGTAGGCCAGCTTGGGGCGGGATGCCCCCGTGAGATCCGGCTGCCTCTCCCCCAGCCGGTCGTGACACGCTGCCGAGGACAAAAAGGTCAGAACGGCAAACAAGCCGCGACGGGTCGATCAGCATGATCGGTCCCGGAGGATCGTTCAGGAGGAGAAGAGGCATGCGCAAGATACTTGCGGCGGCAACGATGGTTGCTGCGGTGGCCTACGCTTGGCCGGCAGCGGCCAATGATGGGCTGACGAAGATCATCAAAGATCCCAAGCAATGGGGCATCCAGACCGGCGATTACGCCAACACCCGTTATTCCAAGCTCGACCAGATCAATGCCGGGAACGTCGGCAAGCTCCAGGTGGCCTGGACCTTCTCGACCGGCGTGCTGCGTGGCCATGAGGGCGGTCCGCTCGTCATCGGCGACGTGATGTACGTGCACACGCCCTTCCCGAACATCGTCTATGCCCTCGACCTGAACGACGATGGCCGGATCATCTGGAAGTACGAGCCCAAGCAGGACCCGAACGTCATCCCGGTGATGTGCTGCGATACGGTCAATCGCGGCCTTGCCTATGCCGACGGCACGATCTTCCTGCATCAGGCCGACACCACCCTCGTCGCGCTCGACGCCAAGACCGGCGCCAAGAAGTGGTCGATGGTCAACGGCGACCCGAAGAAGGGCGAGACCAACACCGCCACCGTCATGCCGGTGAAGGACAAGGTCATCGTCGGTATCTCGGGCGGCGAGTTCGGCGTGCGCTGCCACGTCACCGCTTACGACATCAAGACC comes from Ancylobacter sp. TS-1 and encodes:
- a CDS encoding metalloregulator ArsR/SmtB family transcription factor codes for the protein MHTHASAPPASAIDGIFRALADPTRRDVVQRLTAKQASMSELAAPYRMALPSFLEHMKVLEGCGLVRSRKVGRVRTYQLETAQLKVAEDWLGRQRTLWEQRLDRLDSYLLSMKEETPE
- a CDS encoding c-type cytochrome encodes the protein MLATLLALTAGLAGLPASGHADVKRGEYLAMIMDCGGCHTPGIMLGKPDFARSLSGGDVGFQIPGLGVFFPPNLTPDDATGLGKWSKADIIKAVTKGERPDGRMLAPAMPWHSYGRLTAKDADALAGYLKSLKPISNKVPAISGPNEKPGGLYLTVAQP
- a CDS encoding carbonic anhydrase, coding for MCTDHESFALSRRRALGAGLGLASTAFLGGFALPAFAQEALVPPPNAISPDEALKRLLDGNARYVANTPEQKDFSAGRAARTKAQYPFAGLVSCADSRVSPELAFDQGPGELFVVRVAGNFVNDDGLASLEYGVKFLGVPLIMVLGHTNCGAVDATIKVVKNNISLPGHLDDLVSHIKPAVEIALKEKPDNPLDAAIIENVRYNVTELKGATPIISESVESGKIKVVGGLYDLASGKISLI
- a CDS encoding cytochrome c family protein, with protein sequence MNRFVITAALLALGSSAALAQSPAGDPAKGANVFKKCMACHAVGEGAKNKVGPELNGIIGRKMGSIEGFNYSDTLKEHNAKGDVWTAEVLSKYLENPKAYLPGVKMVFAGLPKETDRADLEAYLGQFNLDGTKK
- a CDS encoding PAS domain S-box protein, which gives rise to MGPHHRIDTAGHAFLAVDSEMARRIAGHRWMSTPIGPIEAWPPSLRNTVSLMLASPVPLVLLWGEAGVMIYNDAYSGFSGGRDSRLLGANVREGWAEVADFNDNVMRVGLSGGTLSYRDFPLTLHRDGHPEQVWLNLDYSPVAGDDGRPAGVIAVVVEVTEAHRTRVALEASEAKLRFLDSLGRAVADSRNADDILAVTTQMTAQHIGTSNCAYADMDEDEDGFTIRGNWHAEGSPSIVGHYRLADFGRRAVEELRAGHPLVIADNAAELPAEEARMFQSMGIAATVCMPLIKQGRLTALMAVHDRRPHRWSDDELAIIREVTERSWAHIQRAGAEGVMRAREAHHRQILDSAVDYGIVATDLDGRITLWNRGAAEMLGWTEAEMLGQPIAAFFTPEDREVGRPEAKRAEALDNGRAVDARWHLKKSGARFWGLSEMTPLRDEAGTPIGFVKLIRDRTDEYRAEAALRRSEERLHRAQTAGGVGLFSVDIATNLISATPEFCRIFGIAPATEIPASVVEQLVLPDDAEIISNGARRRAGEALLDVEYRVRRQDDGELRIVARKAEYERDDTGAPVRMVGAVQDVTERRRIQSALEKSEAQFSALAQNMPNQVWTARADGGLDWFNDQIYAYSDAARGSLDGAGWTDLVHPDDLPLAVERWQAALASGRTYEVEFRLRDANGGYRWHLARAVPLLDARGTITAWIGTNTEIDAQKRTEEAYAQDRDRLWTISQDLMLVCDFRGVITAVNPSAQRLLGWDEAEMVGREVIEFLHPDDVEASMGELARSSTGVTTFAFENRYRTKSDEFRLLAWSAVPDNGRIHAVGRDITEQRAVEDALRQSQKMEAVGQLTGGIAHDFNNLLQGISGSLDILTSRLAQGRLDDLTRWLAGAKASADRAAALTHRLLAFSRRQPLDPRPVRANPLIASLEDMLRRTLGERIELELVLAGGLWLTRCDPNQLESAILNLAINARDAMPQGGKLTIETCNAHLDSRYAARQRDVKPGQYVCICVTDTGIGMSREVIARAFEPFFTTKPIGQGTGLGLSMIYGFTRQSEGYARIYSEVGQGTTVKLYLPRYRGDDEEAEDPASEAGATQGSEAGEVVLVVEDEPVVRGLIVEILGEFGYRAIEAGDGHRGLEILQSGRRIDLLITDIGLPGLNGRQVAEGGRLARPGLKVLFMTGYAENAALASGFLEPGMAMITKPFSMDALAKRIREIIEGQDRPGAPPG
- a CDS encoding quinoprotein relay system zinc metallohydrolase 2; amino-acid sequence: MPVTPRLDRRRFLALGAALTAGAGTRAFAQADAAPLALEQVAPGVHVYRAPYALVAPDNDGAIANATLIVGDEAAAVIDTGNSRLAGARLKAAVRAVTDRPLRYVINTHMHPDHTLGNAAFAGEGTRFVGHHKLPRALSQRAETYLAQAQRLLGAEAEGTAIVLPDLLVEDRLVLDLGGRPLELVAHPTAHTDNDLTVFDSATGTRVMGDLLFVGHIPTLDGSLLGWLRLLDSLAALPTTRAVPGHGPASVAWPQAAEAERRYLQLLRDDVRRILAEGRPMGDAPALVATAEGKEWALFDEFNARNAIAAYHELEWE
- the tam gene encoding trans-aconitate 2-methyltransferase, which encodes MTANDWSAAQYLKFEEERTRPSADLLARVPLAAPAAAIDIGCGPGNSTELVAARYPEAAVEGLDSSPDMLEKARRRLPGLVFHLGDIANWQPARAYDLVFANAVLQWLPDHERLLPRLAGALAPGGCLAVQMPDNFDEPSHATMREIAEVGDWAPKLRGAKDAKADIGSFDDYYRWLRAAGCAVDIWRTTYVHPMAGAPAIAEWFKSTGLKPYLDRLDAGEREAFVSAYVERIDARYEHHEGGTLLLRFPRLFIVARRPG
- a CDS encoding SRPBCC family protein produces the protein MTFPLAAFDPRYDLKLEREIDVPVDLVWKAWTTPAHLRQWFVPRPWTIADCEIDLRPGGIFRTVMRSPEGEEHDNAGCYLDVVRHERLVFTDTLLPGFRPAPKPFFTGALLLAPSGGGTRYTALAIHGDAATRDSHEKMGFHDGWGTVATQMVDYIKSGAL
- a CDS encoding DUF6481 family protein encodes the protein MKNIDSFQDRQKTANAARERMLARLASRPAADDPAVLARAAERRAIDEARSARRVERQEADAAQERQRIEAAAEHIAKNEADAKARRDARYAARKLRTGRAVD
- a CDS encoding ester cyclase, which produces MTLTAAFMDAKINEHFTFEANDDVEGVLSTLTPDCEHDVVGWPHGPSFGHEPTRGFYETLFADLADGRATPIRRMYGENFLVDETLWSGRAVGRPFGMEGRGRPLEFRMLHVIEFAPSGNIRREQVWLDVAAILRQLS
- a CDS encoding TetR/AcrR family transcriptional regulator gives rise to the protein MADTKPRERTNQHYRTRKDLLAAAARLMKEGRKPSLEAVAEDARVSRATAYRYFPNLEVMLAEASVHIAMPEVSGLFEGDESTDPTARALKAEEALHRVTYDNEPALRVMLASSVLVETRGLPVRQNRRLPLIEAALAPARERMTPEDYQRLCGALSLIFGPEAMIVFKDVLRIDDDAARDVKVWAVRALVRAALDGSHDVPEDVQNKVQEQRRPPAGPAL